attaattttatgttttttacagcaaattttggaaagaaTAAAGAAACTGTGTATGAATGTAACTGATGGCGCAATAAGATGAGCTTTTGATGTTCAAACCATTTTCCACAAACCTAGGTGGTATAGTTGTTGTCGTCAAGGCGGTTGCTTGCAGATGCCTGTGTGTCGTTAAGTTGTTTTTTTCGAGTTCAAGCCACATTATATTATCTCTCTATCATTTACCGTTTGTCCCAAATTAGGAAGCTATGGCCGAAGAAGAACCTGTGGCCGTAGAGGAGCCCCAGCCCGAAAATACGTACATGATTAGACCAAATTTTCTCAGCAAGTAAGTAGCGCTATGTATCGTCAACCAGTTTCTGGATTGATCGACCGACGACTGTTCGCAACTTCATGTCTGTGTCCTAAATCACGAGTAACAAGATTGATGTGATACAGTATCTTATCAAATTAACTAAAGTTTCAAATGTCGATACTTTTACCAAATGTTCACTTGTACTTTGTGCTGTCATTTTATGATCATATTAGATGACGAGAGCTAGAACATGTAGAATCTGAGACGCACATACCTGTATATATTAGTAaattagctctgcgtggcagggctgtgtgttaaggtaaagggcgacgaattcggacgcgcaagcgctttagaacgtttctgcgcagatttaactccagcctgccgcaaatgggttattttgtagcgcatgtatttaacatcacctgtcattgttgaaattgcgcttttacctaattttttgacccagtctcttagaaatacatgtgacctataaccttgtcatattttgaccccctaggaagctggtttttattcaatattagcaaaaaattaacatttctctcccatttacatggcgcatattacccattcacctggagatattgtaaaaagtagcgtggtgacacccttttattaaaagtgtaaactaaatggtattatatcaggattttattcgccaagtttggtcaaaatgacaccactcaaagcgacaggaagaaagttcgaaaattatgtagtgatataatttcgatatcgtcattttgtaatcgatacttatgttaaaatttcattacaaacatcatgaaaactgtacattcgatagatatggatcttaagtcttggtatttattaaaattaactcatttgctaagcgttttataattgctttctttagtttaagtgaattatatcatttttatttatttctaacgacgccattttaacgtccgtttccatggaaacgagcgtggtgacccccattttttatttcattttggcaCTTGCACAAcctccaagaatatttgtgcaaagtttcaaaaaaatgacaccgcaacctaattttgacgtaattcgtagtacttcaccttaaccgCGTTATacggccgtgtaacgccggtaacacacagccctgccacgcagagctactgtatatatatatatatatatatatatatatatatatatatatatatatatatatatatatatatatatatatatatatatatatagatagatagatagatagatagatagatagatagatagatagatagatagatagatagatagatagatagatagatagatatagatatagatagatatagatatatatagagatagatagatagatagatagatagatagattatatACACAGTGAAACCTGTACTTACAGACACCTCTCTAAACAGGACACCTCTTTATTGAggacaaatttatcaaaccacAAGTTACACTTTGAATAGAATTCCACTTGTCTACTGTCTATTAAGGACACCTTTACATTCAGAACACTATTTTCATTCCTGATGGTGTTCTtaatagacaggtttcactgtatctACACATCTATATCACCCATCTATCCATTGTTACCTCCAtgacccctctctctctctctctctctctccctctctctctctctctctctctctctctctcatatgtaTTGGTATTAGCTACAATATTTGCAGCCCTTTAGGCCCATTTATGATCACAACCAGCTAATGCCATGGTAGAAAAGAAAAGAGTAGAAAAGTAGTAATAGAGAGTAGCCATTCCTATGCATGTCTGTTATATAATATCACCCAGTAAAAATGAGAGCTCCATGGTTAAGGTCATTCCAGTTCAAACTTTGCTTTAGCCGGTCCTTTGTGACCTCCTGCCTTTTCTTCTACCAGTAATAGCAGATTATATCATAATTTTCCATTACATTTTGACAGGTTTCGTCCAGCTACAGTGAAGGAAACCATTCATATAGTCCTCAATGACATGCTGAGTGAAAAGACATACGACGCAGAAGAAACTACAAACTGGTGCAAAACAATTGCAGACGAAATCAAGACTAAACTGAAAGGTGAGTCTCCCATGTGTTTGTCTCAAAATAGTTTCCTTTTAAGTCACTGTCAAGGGTCAAAGTCATCAACAGTCATCAGACTTCAGTACTTATATCATACTCATCTCAAGTGACTTTCATCACAACAGCACTGAAATGATGTCCAGGCAAAACACAATGGAATGCTTCtttaatttcaagaaaatgaaagtCAGCTCAAGTACATGTTGTAACTTTTAATGCCATCTCTTACTCTCAGTGAAAAGATGGCTAAATAAACATGCCTTGAATAATATAGGTCATTCACAAAACTGGAATTTATGCCAGAGTACACCGTGTAGTGGAGGTATTGTCCAAGATACTGGTAAATAGCACTGAGGACAGTACCTCcctattttgtgaataaccttagtATTATGCACTATTTAACTTCAACTTTACACGAACAGTCGAATGAACAGTGTTCAGAATGCGCTGTCATAAACTGCATTGCATGCACACTGGGAATATGGCCAGCAAATCTGCTAAGCATAGAGAATGACAATTCAATGTGTGCAGTGTGGTACATTTGAAGAAATTGTAGTTCAGGAGGATTATTTCACTTAAATTCAAAGGGTTTGGACTGGTCATCATTCACTGCTTGACTTGGTGATGGTTAGATAATATTTTTGGGAAAAATTTGTGAATCTTGCTTTTTCCCAGTGTTTCAGTAAAACGGTGAGGTCAAAGGTCCAACAGCATCCTATAACACTCAACGTTATTGGActtgtcaaaattattttactcTGCATCCACTAATATAGTGTGTACATTGAAATGCTATAGGTTATAGTCATAGGTATAATTTAAAAACCTCTTGAAAACTTACAAAAAGTCAAGTGGTGTACATCCATATTGTTTATTATAATACACATACTCACACAGGAAGACCTACAAAAATATCCCTATGACTGTAGTGTTAAATCAGACATGTTCAGCCAGTGATATACCATAGTTTCTGTGAAAATAGTCTAACTGTCAATATATCGAGGGGCATTATCAcacttttgtcagatttttgtatAATTGataatgctccattttatttttcagatcaTGGTTTTGATAGGTATAAATACATTGTACAAGTCGTCATAGGTGAACAGAGGGGAGAAGGAGTCAAGTACGTATACaaccatttttgttcaaaattgttacattgtttttcACAGCTATATCATCAACTGTAATAGCTGTAGTGATAGCATAGAATAATTAAAGATGTAAAAAACAAATAGAGTTCTCCACAATAACAATACATGGTTGACATATTTTCTCGTGAAAATGTATCCTTTTGTGGGACTATATTTAATAGATGAATAGACTCTAAGACTTCTAGAAAAATGGAGGGTTGGCCCACCCTTAAAATTCCCTTGCGGAGAACTCAGATACCCGCATATTAGAAGAGTATAGTCTCAATCATCTCTATTAAAAGAATTCGCAATGATTGTCATAGGAAACATTTTGCCAAATAATTGATATActtaatttattcattcagtGTAGCTAAAATGTgtgaaaatgtacataaatatttgcAACAGTCTTGTTTTTATCCAATGAACAGATTTATGGTACATCAATTCTGCAAGTTGAATCAACGAATCATGTCTCAATTCTTCTCTACcaattttattcacatttacTTCATCCATTTCTAAGTTAAAGGGACCAGACGTCAAATCTTGGGCATTGCAAGCTTATTAGCAACTATCTTGGTCATATAACTTATATGAGTTTATGTAAATACACCAAAATTATCTCCCTGAGAAGCCAAACAAAGTATTGAGAaat
Above is a window of Ptychodera flava strain L36383 chromosome 19, AS_Pfla_20210202, whole genome shotgun sequence DNA encoding:
- the LOC139118764 gene encoding dynein light chain Tctex-type protein 2B-like, producing MAEEEPVAVEEPQPENTYMIRPNFLSKFRPATVKETIHIVLNDMLSEKTYDAEETTNWCKTIADEIKTKLKDHGFDRYKYIVQVVIGEQRGEGVKMACRCFWDSDTDNYAQDIFMNDSLFCVAAAFGVFYY